The Pseudophaeobacter arcticus DSM 23566 genome includes a region encoding these proteins:
- a CDS encoding class I SAM-dependent methyltransferase → MSRLDSMLRRFTAQRDGLNWAAAEIAGVAGDVLDMGLGNGRTYDHLRETLPDRRVWVIDRVLQCHPSCVPPKEDFLQGEAVPMLEHLKSEGHKIVLAHYDFGFGVKEQDVAEAAAMSPVIASVMARGGIVVSGQPLVGFEELKGPAGIPEGRYLFYRA, encoded by the coding sequence ATGAGCCGACTGGATTCTATGCTGCGCCGTTTTACCGCCCAGCGCGACGGGCTGAACTGGGCCGCCGCAGAAATCGCCGGAGTTGCGGGCGATGTGCTGGACATGGGGCTGGGCAATGGCCGCACCTATGACCACCTGCGCGAGACCCTGCCCGACCGCCGTGTCTGGGTTATCGACCGGGTCCTGCAGTGCCATCCTTCCTGCGTCCCCCCCAAAGAGGATTTTCTGCAGGGCGAGGCGGTTCCGATGCTGGAGCACCTCAAATCCGAGGGCCACAAAATTGTCCTGGCCCACTATGACTTTGGCTTTGGCGTCAAGGAACAGGATGTGGCCGAGGCCGCCGCCATGTCGCCGGTGATCGCATCTGTCATGGCCAGGGGTGGCATCGTGGTATCCGGCCAGCCGCTGGTGGGGTTTGAAGAACTCAAAGGCCCCGCAGGGATCCCCGAGGGCCGCTATCTGTTCTACCGCGCCTGA
- a CDS encoding polysaccharide deacetylase family protein, translated as MSTDTPPDWAPLEAELAKWQAEAQQLPLWWRDDDAIEPTAQLHQLSTLSQKLGLPVHLAVIPAAANPQLAAYVALHPQLIPVVHGWAHQNQAASGQKKCEFPNQRPAQVALGEIQQGLARLQGLFDAPLLPIFVPPWNRIAPDLVPALADLGFAALSTFTPRQSPLAAPGLAQINTHLDPIDWKGSRSLVAPQRLIAQVCDQLRARRKGMADNREPYGILTHHLVHDAAIWEFTEALIARLMQGPGQVWKFDNKDDLR; from the coding sequence ATGAGCACAGATACCCCCCCCGATTGGGCGCCGCTTGAGGCAGAGCTCGCCAAATGGCAGGCCGAGGCGCAACAGCTGCCCCTGTGGTGGCGGGACGACGACGCCATAGAGCCAACCGCGCAGCTACACCAGCTCAGCACCTTGTCGCAGAAACTGGGTCTGCCGGTCCATCTGGCGGTCATCCCCGCGGCGGCCAATCCGCAGCTGGCGGCTTATGTGGCTCTGCATCCTCAGCTTATTCCCGTTGTGCATGGCTGGGCGCACCAGAACCAGGCAGCCAGTGGTCAAAAGAAATGTGAATTCCCCAACCAGCGCCCGGCGCAGGTGGCACTTGGCGAGATACAGCAGGGGCTGGCCCGCTTGCAGGGGCTTTTTGACGCCCCCCTGCTGCCGATATTTGTGCCGCCCTGGAACCGGATTGCGCCAGATCTGGTGCCCGCCCTCGCGGACCTGGGCTTTGCCGCCCTGTCGACCTTTACCCCCCGCCAAAGCCCCCTGGCGGCGCCGGGGCTGGCGCAGATCAATACCCATCTCGACCCGATCGACTGGAAAGGCAGCCGATCGCTGGTTGCGCCGCAGCGATTGATCGCGCAGGTCTGCGACCAGCTGCGCGCGCGCCGCAAAGGCATGGCAGACAACCGCGAGCCCTATGGTATCCTCACCCACCATCTGGTGCATGATGCGGCCATCTGGGAGTTCACCGAGGCGCTGATAGCGCGCCTGATGCAGGGGCCGGGACAGGTCTGGAAATTTGACAACAAGGACGATCTGAGATGA
- a CDS encoding glycosyltransferase family protein — translation MKVMIVVTHLLGTGHLSRALTLGRAFRAAGDEVQIVSGGFPAPQLDMGDIDMLQLPPLRSDGVNFTQLLTPSGALADDRFYQERQLTLCQAVQELQPDVLITELYPFGRRSLRHEFRALLQASKALPKPPKILASIRDILAPPSKPEKAVKADAVIAEFYDAVLVHSDPQATRLELSWPVSDRLAAKVHYTGFVAPAAAGPHPEAEGSGEILVSAGGGSVGDEIYQTALQAARLMPDTPWRLLVGGSDANARIEQLSKIPSPAIMEPARPDFRQMLTHVAASVSMCGYNTALDLLQAETPAVLIPFDAGKEVEQSLRAQSLTPLAGIEALRTAELTPERLIAAVKKVRCAPRRSADQFQFDGARRAVEIARDLAETQV, via the coding sequence ATGAAGGTCATGATTGTCGTCACCCATTTGCTTGGCACCGGGCATCTGTCGCGGGCGCTGACCCTGGGGCGCGCCTTTCGAGCTGCCGGCGATGAGGTGCAGATCGTCTCGGGCGGCTTTCCCGCACCGCAGCTCGACATGGGCGACATAGACATGCTGCAACTGCCGCCGTTGCGCTCGGACGGGGTGAATTTCACCCAGCTTTTGACCCCCAGCGGGGCGCTGGCCGATGACCGGTTTTATCAGGAGCGCCAGCTGACGCTTTGTCAGGCGGTGCAAGAACTGCAGCCCGATGTGCTGATCACCGAGCTATATCCCTTTGGCCGACGTTCGCTGCGCCATGAGTTTCGTGCCCTGCTGCAGGCCTCCAAGGCGCTTCCCAAGCCACCAAAGATCCTCGCCTCGATCCGCGATATTCTGGCACCGCCCTCAAAACCCGAAAAAGCCGTCAAGGCGGATGCGGTGATCGCAGAGTTCTATGACGCGGTTCTGGTGCATTCCGACCCCCAGGCCACCCGGCTGGAGCTGAGCTGGCCGGTCTCTGACAGGCTGGCCGCCAAGGTGCATTACACAGGGTTTGTCGCCCCGGCCGCAGCCGGGCCACATCCTGAGGCCGAAGGCAGCGGCGAGATCCTGGTCAGCGCCGGCGGTGGCAGTGTCGGGGATGAAATCTACCAGACAGCGCTGCAGGCGGCGCGGTTGATGCCAGACACCCCTTGGCGTCTGCTGGTGGGTGGCAGCGATGCAAACGCCCGGATTGAACAGCTGTCCAAGATCCCTTCGCCGGCAATAATGGAACCGGCTCGCCCGGACTTTCGCCAGATGCTCACCCATGTGGCGGCCTCGGTCAGCATGTGCGGCTACAACACCGCGCTGGATCTGTTGCAGGCCGAAACACCCGCTGTGCTCATTCCCTTTGATGCCGGAAAAGAAGTAGAACAAAGCCTGCGCGCCCAAAGCCTGACACCGTTGGCAGGTATCGAGGCCCTGCGCACTGCCGAGCTCACCCCCGAGCGCCTGATTGCGGCAGTCAAAAAGGTGCGTTGCGCGCCGCGCCGCTCAGCCGATCAGTTTCAGTTTGACGGCGCCCGACGGGCGGTAGAGATTGCCCGTGATCTGGCCGAAACACAGGTATGA
- a CDS encoding histidine phosphatase family protein, giving the protein MIRLALLRHGHTAWNRAGQIQGRSDIPLDAQARAELGEFVLPSPWDQAELWSSPLARAVETAQLVAGKTPRTAPNLTEMFWGDWEGKKGLELKAEPNSGFRDIEHWGWDYRPPGGESPAEVWMRIKPWLASLERDTVAVCHIGIMRMILARAYQWNFDGPAPFRIKRNRLFVIELNGEDLSPWAEPVRLLKRSAP; this is encoded by the coding sequence ATGATCCGCCTTGCTCTTTTGCGCCATGGCCATACTGCCTGGAACCGCGCTGGTCAGATCCAGGGGCGCAGCGATATCCCACTGGACGCCCAGGCCCGTGCAGAGCTGGGCGAATTTGTCCTGCCCAGCCCCTGGGATCAGGCCGAGCTCTGGTCCAGCCCGCTGGCGCGGGCGGTGGAAACAGCCCAGTTGGTCGCAGGTAAAACCCCACGGACCGCCCCCAACCTGACAGAGATGTTTTGGGGAGACTGGGAAGGCAAGAAGGGCCTGGAGCTGAAGGCGGAGCCAAACAGTGGCTTTCGCGACATAGAACACTGGGGCTGGGACTATCGCCCGCCCGGCGGAGAAAGCCCGGCCGAGGTCTGGATGCGGATCAAACCCTGGCTGGCCAGCCTGGAGCGCGACACAGTTGCGGTCTGCCATATCGGCATCATGCGGATGATCCTGGCGCGGGCCTATCAGTGGAATTTCGACGGACCCGCGCCCTTTCGCATCAAACGCAACCGGCTTTTTGTTATTGAACTGAACGGTGAAGACCTGTCCCCCTGGGCCGAACCTGTACGACTGCTGAAACGATCCGCACCATGA
- a CDS encoding glycosyltransferase family 4 protein produces the protein MTPKTTRRIAFYAPMKSPRHPVPSGDREMARNLSAIIAAGGAEVDLVTELKIFDKTGDAALQALLRDKAAQEVRRLCAEMPAVDLWVTYHNYYKAPDLIGPQVAQARGIPYVQIESTRASRRLTGPWAGFAQSAHEAADAAAVIFYFTANDLITLERDKHPDQSLQSLAPFLPIATLPPASTLDGPMLSVGMMRKGDKLASYQIIADSLRALQGDWQLQIAGDGPARPEVEALMAPFAGRITFLGQLSRSELAKAYERASLFFWPGVNEAIGMVYLEAQSHGVPVVAQDRPGMRDILAPGDYPEVALGDAALTARLQQLLSNPGLRQDLGAQAREMIAANHLAPAASARFWSAVTPLLEESP, from the coding sequence ATGACACCCAAAACCACCAGGCGGATCGCATTTTATGCGCCGATGAAATCGCCGCGCCACCCGGTGCCTTCGGGTGATCGGGAAATGGCACGCAACCTGAGCGCCATCATTGCCGCAGGCGGTGCCGAGGTTGATCTGGTGACCGAGCTGAAGATTTTTGACAAAACCGGCGATGCAGCGCTTCAGGCACTGCTGCGGGACAAGGCCGCCCAGGAGGTCCGCCGTCTCTGTGCCGAGATGCCCGCCGTGGATCTTTGGGTCACCTATCACAACTACTACAAGGCGCCGGATCTTATTGGCCCCCAGGTCGCACAGGCGCGGGGTATTCCCTATGTGCAGATAGAAAGCACCCGTGCCTCCCGGAGGCTGACCGGCCCCTGGGCCGGGTTTGCCCAATCCGCCCATGAGGCCGCTGATGCCGCCGCAGTGATTTTCTACTTCACCGCCAATGATCTGATCACGCTGGAACGTGACAAACACCCCGATCAATCCCTGCAAAGCCTGGCCCCGTTTCTGCCCATTGCCACCCTGCCGCCCGCCAGCACTCTGGACGGCCCAATGCTGAGCGTTGGCATGATGCGCAAAGGAGACAAGCTCGCCTCCTACCAGATCATTGCAGACAGCCTGCGGGCGCTACAGGGCGACTGGCAGTTGCAGATCGCCGGGGACGGCCCCGCCCGGCCCGAGGTTGAGGCCCTGATGGCGCCCTTTGCTGGCCGCATCACCTTTCTGGGCCAACTCTCCCGCTCCGAACTGGCCAAGGCCTATGAACGGGCCAGCCTGTTCTTTTGGCCCGGTGTCAACGAGGCCATTGGCATGGTCTATCTCGAAGCCCAAAGCCATGGAGTTCCGGTGGTGGCGCAGGACCGGCCAGGCATGCGGGACATTCTGGCTCCGGGAGACTATCCTGAGGTGGCCCTTGGCGACGCGGCGCTGACCGCCAGGCTGCAACAGCTGTTGTCCAACCCTGGCCTGCGGCAAGACCTAGGCGCACAGGCCCGCGAGATGATCGCGGCCAACCATCTGGCCCCAGCGGCCAGCGCCCGGTTCTGGAGCGCCGTCACCCCCTTGCTTGAGGAGAGCCCATGA
- a CDS encoding glycosyltransferase → MSQYHPSLAVLVKGWPRLSETFIAQELVALEEAGLTFEIWSLRHPTDVKRHPLHDRLKAKVRYLPEYLYQEPDRVWSARAKVQALPGYTEAYRVWRADLARDPSRNRIRRFGQACVLAAEAPAAVLGLYAHFLHTPASVARYAAIMRGLPWSFSAHAKDIWTSPDWEITEKLSSQHHGASFGATCTGFGARHLQQMSDDPSRIDLIYHGLDLGRFPTPPTRSWRRADAPLKLMSVGRLVEKKGFDRLIAALALLPPDLDWHWTHIGGGGLNDLLQDMAQDAGIAQRITWRGACDQPEVIAAMRASDLFVLPSRVAADGDRDGLPNVLMEAASQLLPILSTPVSAIPEFIDSGTHGLLSKDDPEALAEAILLLARKPQMAQDMAEAALLRLRRDFGMEPGIAQLVTRLDTMLQGS, encoded by the coding sequence ATGAGCCAATATCATCCCTCGCTGGCGGTTCTGGTCAAAGGCTGGCCACGGCTGTCGGAAACCTTTATCGCCCAGGAACTGGTCGCGCTGGAAGAGGCTGGCCTGACCTTTGAAATCTGGTCCCTGCGCCACCCAACCGATGTAAAGCGCCACCCGCTACATGACCGACTAAAGGCAAAGGTGCGCTATCTGCCCGAGTATCTGTATCAGGAGCCTGACCGCGTCTGGTCCGCCCGCGCAAAGGTGCAGGCCTTGCCGGGCTACACTGAGGCTTACCGCGTATGGCGTGCAGATCTGGCCCGCGATCCCAGCCGCAACCGCATCCGCCGTTTTGGCCAGGCCTGTGTTCTGGCCGCCGAAGCCCCCGCCGCGGTGCTGGGGCTCTATGCGCATTTCCTGCATACCCCCGCCTCTGTGGCACGCTACGCCGCAATCATGCGGGGATTGCCCTGGAGCTTCTCGGCACATGCCAAGGACATCTGGACTTCACCGGACTGGGAAATAACCGAAAAACTATCAAGCCAGCATCACGGCGCCTCCTTTGGCGCCACCTGCACCGGCTTTGGCGCCCGCCACCTGCAGCAGATGTCAGACGACCCAAGCCGCATTGATCTGATCTATCACGGGTTGGATCTTGGACGTTTCCCCACTCCCCCCACCCGGAGCTGGCGCAGGGCTGACGCGCCCCTGAAACTGATGTCGGTAGGCCGCTTGGTGGAGAAAAAGGGCTTTGATCGGCTGATTGCCGCTTTGGCCTTGCTGCCGCCGGATCTGGACTGGCACTGGACCCATATTGGTGGCGGTGGCCTCAATGATCTGTTGCAGGACATGGCTCAGGACGCCGGTATCGCGCAGCGAATTACCTGGCGGGGCGCCTGTGATCAGCCCGAAGTCATCGCGGCGATGCGGGCCTCCGATCTGTTTGTGTTGCCCAGCCGGGTCGCGGCGGACGGGGATCGCGATGGGCTGCCCAATGTGCTGATGGAGGCGGCCTCGCAATTGCTGCCAATCCTGTCAACGCCGGTTTCTGCCATTCCCGAATTCATCGACAGTGGCACCCATGGGCTGCTCAGCAAAGATGATCCAGAGGCCCTGGCCGAGGCCATCCTGTTGCTGGCCCGCAAGCCACAGATGGCGCAAGACATGGCCGAGGCAGCGCTGCTGCGGTTGCGGCGTGACTTTGGCATGGAGCCTGGCATTGCCCAGCTGGTCACCCGCCTGGACACCATGCTGCAGGGCTCATGA
- a CDS encoding glycosyltransferase family protein yields the protein MTSTKEFSRERNHLQRGPRVMLYSHDTFGLGHLRRSRALAGAITAADPTASALILTGSPVAGRFAFPNRVDHMRLPGVIKRADGSYASRTMGMSIEETTELRSGLIRSMAEQYDPDVLIVDKEPTGFRGELMPTLKLLAEQQRTKLVLGLRDVLDEPEVLAAEWARKEAVETTENYYDEIWVYGLSSIYDPTQGLGLSAATRARMHWTGYLRRDLGAWDDPPAQPYVLITPGGGGDGAMMVDLVLSAYEQDPALSPRAVLVYGPFLSGETREAFETRVAALAGRVTSVGFESRIETLFSGAQGVVCMGGYNTFCEVLSFDKPAVIVPRTTPRLEQWIRASRAEELGLVSMLDEQRDGWTPKAMNKAIRALAEQSPPSAAFSDGFLDGLDCVTRRVASLLRDLPRKAAE from the coding sequence ATGACTTCGACCAAAGAATTTTCTCGCGAGCGAAACCACCTTCAACGCGGCCCCCGGGTAATGCTGTACAGTCATGATACATTCGGACTGGGTCATCTGCGCCGGTCCCGCGCGCTGGCGGGGGCGATTACCGCAGCCGATCCCACTGCTTCAGCTTTGATTTTGACCGGGTCTCCGGTGGCAGGTCGCTTTGCCTTTCCAAACCGTGTTGACCATATGCGCCTGCCTGGGGTGATCAAGCGCGCTGACGGCAGCTATGCCTCGCGCACCATGGGTATGAGTATCGAAGAAACAACGGAACTGCGCAGCGGCTTGATCCGCTCCATGGCCGAGCAATATGACCCTGATGTCTTGATCGTCGACAAAGAGCCCACTGGCTTTCGCGGTGAGCTGATGCCAACCCTGAAACTGCTCGCAGAGCAACAGCGCACCAAACTGGTCCTGGGTCTGCGTGATGTGCTGGACGAGCCTGAGGTTCTGGCGGCGGAATGGGCCCGCAAAGAAGCCGTCGAGACCACCGAAAATTACTACGACGAAATTTGGGTTTATGGTTTGTCCAGCATCTACGATCCAACCCAGGGGCTGGGCCTCAGCGCCGCAACACGGGCAAGGATGCACTGGACCGGCTACCTGCGGCGCGATCTCGGCGCCTGGGATGACCCGCCTGCGCAACCCTATGTGCTGATCACTCCCGGCGGCGGCGGCGATGGCGCCATGATGGTGGATCTGGTGCTGTCAGCCTATGAACAAGACCCCGCGCTGTCACCACGCGCCGTGCTTGTCTACGGACCTTTCCTCTCTGGTGAAACCCGCGAGGCCTTTGAGACCCGCGTTGCCGCTCTTGCGGGGCGCGTCACCTCTGTTGGTTTTGAATCGCGTATCGAGACCCTGTTTTCCGGCGCCCAGGGCGTTGTCTGCATGGGGGGCTACAACACCTTCTGCGAGGTGCTCTCGTTTGACAAGCCTGCTGTCATAGTGCCCCGCACCACGCCACGGTTGGAACAATGGATCCGCGCCAGCCGGGCCGAAGAGCTGGGCCTGGTTTCCATGCTGGATGAGCAACGAGATGGCTGGACGCCGAAGGCCATGAACAAGGCGATCCGCGCCTTGGCAGAGCAAAGCCCACCCTCAGCCGCCTTTTCAGATGGGTTCCTGGATGGGCTGGACTGCGTGACCCGGCGGGTGGCCTCCCTCTTGCGAGACCTGCCGCGAAAGGCCGCCGAATGA